One Cupriavidus taiwanensis LMG 19424 DNA segment encodes these proteins:
- a CDS encoding ABC transporter ATP-binding protein: MLRAFERLLDPFPPDEAPPPPKGLAPFLWACTRGTRRYFVALALLSAGVSVYEAWLFSFLGQVVDLLAAWQGGREASAQEQRVLWGIAVVLVASVGLVALRTMVQHQVLAINLPLRLRWDFHRLMLRQSLSFFSDEFAGRVTTKVMQTALAVREVLFTFIEIVLAIGVYFITIIALAGGFDVRLMAPFIGWIVLFGLAMLYFVPRLGKVGQEQAHARSSMTGRVTDAYTNITTVKLFSHTRREAHFARAAMEDFKDTGFRQMRLVSQFEIVNQALVVALILAAGGYALWLWHRAEIGTGAVAAVTAMALRINGMSHWIMWQMASLFENIGTVQDGIATLTHVAKVQDAPGAPALQIRRGEVEFDQVRFNYNGERQVLDGLSLTVRPGEKIGLVGRSGAGKSTLINLLLRFYDVDSGRIRIDGQDIAHVTQDSLRSAIGMVTQDTSLLHRSIRDNIAYGRPNATEEEIRHAAVHAQADGFIRQLSDQHGHTGYDTLVGERGVKLSGGQRQRIAIARVMLKNAPILLLDEATSALDSEVEAAIQESLDEMMEGKTVIAIAHRLSTIAAMDRLIVMDQGRIIEQGTHAELLAKNGTYARLWRHQSGGFLGEEQDEMTDSVA, translated from the coding sequence GTGCTGCGCGCGTTCGAACGTCTGCTTGATCCCTTCCCGCCCGACGAGGCGCCACCGCCGCCCAAGGGCCTGGCGCCCTTCCTGTGGGCCTGCACCCGCGGAACACGACGCTACTTCGTCGCGCTGGCGCTGCTGAGCGCCGGCGTGTCGGTCTACGAAGCGTGGCTGTTTTCCTTCCTCGGGCAAGTCGTGGATCTGCTGGCGGCCTGGCAGGGCGGCCGCGAAGCTTCGGCACAGGAGCAGCGCGTGCTGTGGGGGATCGCCGTCGTGCTGGTGGCCAGCGTTGGCCTGGTGGCGCTGCGCACCATGGTGCAGCACCAGGTGCTGGCGATCAACCTGCCGCTGCGGCTGCGCTGGGACTTCCATCGGCTCATGCTGAGGCAGAGCCTGTCCTTCTTCTCCGACGAGTTCGCCGGGCGCGTCACCACCAAGGTCATGCAGACCGCGCTGGCGGTGCGCGAAGTCCTGTTCACCTTCATCGAGATCGTGCTCGCCATCGGCGTGTATTTCATCACCATCATCGCGCTGGCGGGTGGCTTCGATGTGCGGCTGATGGCACCGTTCATCGGCTGGATCGTGCTGTTCGGCCTGGCCATGCTGTATTTCGTGCCCCGGCTGGGCAAGGTGGGACAGGAGCAGGCCCATGCCCGCTCGTCGATGACCGGACGCGTCACCGACGCCTACACCAATATCACCACCGTCAAGCTGTTCTCGCACACCCGGCGCGAGGCGCATTTCGCGCGCGCCGCGATGGAGGATTTCAAGGACACCGGGTTCCGGCAGATGCGCCTGGTCAGCCAGTTCGAGATCGTCAACCAGGCCCTGGTGGTGGCGCTGATCCTGGCGGCGGGCGGCTACGCGCTGTGGCTATGGCACCGGGCCGAGATCGGCACGGGCGCGGTGGCCGCGGTCACCGCCATGGCGCTGCGCATCAACGGCATGTCGCACTGGATCATGTGGCAGATGGCCTCGTTGTTCGAGAACATCGGCACGGTGCAGGATGGCATTGCCACGCTGACGCACGTGGCCAAGGTCCAGGATGCGCCGGGCGCCCCCGCGCTGCAGATCCGGCGCGGCGAGGTGGAATTCGACCAGGTCCGCTTCAACTACAACGGCGAGCGCCAGGTGCTGGATGGCCTGAGCCTGACCGTGCGTCCCGGCGAAAAGATCGGGCTGGTGGGCCGCTCCGGCGCGGGCAAGTCCACGCTGATCAACCTGCTGCTGCGCTTCTACGACGTGGACAGCGGCCGCATCCGCATCGACGGCCAGGACATTGCCCACGTCACGCAGGACAGCCTGCGCAGCGCCATCGGCATGGTGACCCAGGACACCTCGCTGCTGCATCGCTCGATCCGCGACAACATCGCCTACGGCCGCCCCAACGCCACCGAAGAGGAAATCCGCCACGCCGCCGTGCACGCGCAGGCCGACGGCTTCATCCGCCAGCTGAGCGACCAGCACGGCCACACCGGCTACGACACCCTGGTCGGCGAACGCGGCGTGAAGCTCTCCGGCGGCCAGCGCCAGCGCATCGCGATTGCGCGCGTCATGCTCAAGAACGCGCCCATCCTGCTGCTGGACGAGGCCACCAGCGCGCTGGACTCCGAAGTGGAAGCGGCGATCCAGGAAAGCCTCGACGAAATGATGGAGGGCAAGACCGTGATCGCGATCGCCCACCGCCTCTCCACCATCGCCGCCATGGACCGCCTGATCGTGATGGACCAGGGCCGCATCATCGAACAGGGCACGCACGCCGAATTGCTGGCGAAGAACGGCACCTATGCGCGGCTGTGGCGGCACCAGAGCGGCGGCTTCCTCGGCGAAGAGCAGGACGAGATGACCGACTCGGTGGCGTAG
- a CDS encoding glycosyltransferase, with translation MTTELPGRAIRWLVVAYVLVGLTYLAWRIDTINLSAPLFSIALYAAEVYGYISGLLFVLMTYRLSVREAPPPEPGLSVDVYVPTYNESVELIRRTLLAVMRMDYPHVTWLLDDGRRESMRALAQELGCRYLARSDNAHAKAGNLNHALKHSSGELIAIFDADHAPRKDFLVKTLGYFRDQRVAFVQTPQDFFNIDSFNHRLGKKRVWDEQALFFKVIQRGKDALNAAFFCGSCAVIRRAAVARIGGFATETVTEDVHTAIRMHKLGYQSVYHAESLAFGLAPHSIDTYLKQRMRWGMGAMQVFRRENILFGRGLTLGQRLNYLASALFFFEGWQKLVFFLTPPVVFLTGVLPIISPLNNFLLLFCLYYLLSILVHLELGRGYNSLFLSEQYAMARFFAFMSTSVGLFRKNIPFAVTDKQMTQTGKMWLWLSPLLVLCAVAAASVPVGLYRIYTGSIPLGAGLVTLFWTLMTLGSAAAVAAYARKHSRNRRAEYRFPLRVPATLTVNGKTCLGLTADLSPNGALYLGEAIPGLALGDAVDVALHLPNLIVRDTAIATFVRAAAPGAPYGMSVGLRFNWSAHGNTGALETFLFGSRLQLEMGALRETETPPLTRLAEILGGDEGRSSVAYIWAAGLLMQPLRVDMLPVAIATMDGAAPLLFSSTELDFHASATLRQPLAARAGGAHEQSIRLTPTGRVSTPTGDFHLYHIAPHSAA, from the coding sequence ATGACAACAGAATTGCCCGGTCGGGCCATCAGATGGCTTGTGGTCGCGTATGTGCTGGTGGGACTGACGTATCTCGCCTGGCGGATCGACACGATCAATCTTTCGGCCCCGCTGTTTTCCATCGCGCTCTATGCGGCCGAGGTCTACGGCTATATCAGCGGCCTGCTCTTCGTGCTGATGACGTACCGGCTTTCGGTGCGGGAGGCACCGCCGCCCGAACCGGGCCTGAGCGTCGACGTCTACGTGCCGACCTATAACGAGTCGGTCGAACTGATCCGCCGTACGCTGCTGGCGGTGATGCGCATGGATTATCCGCATGTCACCTGGCTGCTTGACGATGGCCGCCGCGAATCGATGCGCGCGCTGGCGCAGGAACTGGGTTGCCGCTATCTCGCGCGCAGCGACAACGCCCACGCCAAGGCCGGCAACCTGAACCATGCGCTGAAGCACAGCAGCGGCGAACTGATTGCGATCTTCGATGCCGACCACGCGCCGCGCAAGGACTTCCTGGTCAAGACCCTGGGCTATTTCCGCGACCAGCGGGTGGCATTCGTGCAGACGCCGCAGGACTTCTTCAACATCGACTCCTTCAACCACCGCCTGGGCAAGAAGCGGGTGTGGGATGAGCAGGCGTTGTTCTTCAAGGTGATCCAGCGCGGCAAGGACGCGCTCAATGCCGCGTTCTTCTGTGGCAGCTGCGCCGTGATCCGCCGCGCCGCGGTGGCGCGGATCGGCGGCTTCGCGACGGAAACCGTGACCGAGGACGTGCACACCGCGATCCGCATGCACAAGCTCGGCTACCAGTCCGTGTACCACGCCGAGTCGCTGGCGTTCGGCCTGGCGCCACACAGCATCGATACCTACCTGAAGCAGCGCATGCGCTGGGGCATGGGCGCGATGCAGGTATTCCGGCGAGAGAACATCCTGTTCGGCCGCGGGCTGACTCTCGGCCAGCGCCTCAATTATCTGGCCTCGGCCCTGTTTTTCTTCGAGGGCTGGCAGAAGCTGGTCTTCTTCCTGACGCCGCCGGTGGTGTTCCTGACCGGCGTGCTGCCGATCATCTCGCCGCTGAACAACTTCCTGCTGCTGTTCTGCCTGTACTACCTGCTTTCGATCCTGGTGCACCTGGAACTCGGGCGCGGCTACAACTCGCTGTTCCTGAGCGAGCAGTACGCCATGGCCCGTTTCTTTGCGTTCATGTCGACCAGTGTCGGCCTGTTCCGCAAGAATATCCCGTTTGCCGTGACCGACAAGCAGATGACCCAGACCGGCAAGATGTGGCTGTGGCTGTCGCCATTGCTGGTCCTCTGCGCCGTGGCAGCCGCCAGCGTGCCGGTCGGCCTGTACCGGATCTACACCGGCAGCATCCCGCTCGGCGCCGGTCTGGTGACGCTGTTCTGGACGCTGATGACGCTTGGCAGCGCCGCCGCGGTGGCGGCTTACGCCCGCAAGCACTCGCGTAACCGCCGCGCCGAATACCGCTTTCCGCTGCGCGTCCCGGCGACGCTGACGGTCAACGGCAAGACCTGCCTGGGACTGACCGCGGACCTGTCGCCGAACGGCGCACTGTACCTGGGGGAGGCGATACCGGGCCTGGCGCTGGGCGACGCGGTCGACGTGGCGTTGCACCTGCCCAACCTCATCGTTCGCGATACCGCCATTGCCACCTTTGTGAGGGCCGCTGCGCCCGGCGCTCCTTACGGCATGTCCGTCGGCCTGCGGTTCAACTGGTCGGCGCATGGCAATACCGGTGCGCTGGAGACGTTCCTCTTCGGCAGCCGGCTGCAGCTCGAGATGGGAGCGCTGCGCGAGACGGAGACGCCGCCGCTGACGCGTCTTGCCGAGATACTCGGCGGTGACGAGGGCCGGTCATCGGTCGCGTATATCTGGGCCGCGGGGCTGTTGATGCAGCCGCTGCGCGTCGACATGCTGCCCGTTGCGATCGCCACCATGGACGGCGCGGCGCCGCTGCTGTTCAGCAGCACCGAACTGGACTTCCATGCCAGCGCCACCCTGCGCCAGCCGCTGGCCGCCCGCGCGGGCGGCGCCCATGAGCAGTCCATCCGGCTGACGCCCACCGGGCGGGTCAGCACGCCGACCGGTGACTTTCACCTGTACCACATTGCGCCGCATAGCGCGGCCTAA
- a CDS encoding sterol desaturase family protein, protein MMTERQRKFREQYKADISPLYNGLLHIAVIYGVGVGALWWASRQLHNVTWEWALIVPVFLAGNFVEWFLHSYVMHRRIDVFALRAIYERHTRQHHQYFTDQEPTIDTTREFRIVFFPWRVLATLGVGGGGLGYLASLIFNANAGYFVFITMVAQYLVYETFHYCCHVHDNWFVRNMPFINTIRRHHTAHHNMGIMMKYNMNLTFPIADYIMGTSDLRRGLLGHLFNGYSEAHVKEELKPIIRKFRTDHSRVTLDGPVLDEDERRAMAA, encoded by the coding sequence ATGATGACGGAACGCCAACGCAAGTTCAGGGAGCAATACAAGGCCGATATCAGCCCGCTCTACAACGGCCTGCTGCATATTGCCGTGATCTACGGGGTAGGCGTGGGCGCGCTGTGGTGGGCAAGCCGGCAGCTGCACAACGTGACCTGGGAGTGGGCGCTGATCGTGCCGGTATTCCTCGCCGGCAACTTCGTGGAATGGTTCCTGCACAGCTATGTCATGCACCGCCGCATCGACGTCTTTGCGCTGCGCGCCATCTATGAGCGCCACACGCGCCAGCACCACCAGTATTTCACCGACCAGGAACCCACCATCGACACCACGCGCGAATTCCGCATCGTGTTCTTCCCCTGGCGCGTGCTGGCGACGCTTGGTGTGGGCGGCGGCGGGCTGGGCTACCTGGCATCGCTGATCTTCAACGCCAACGCCGGCTACTTCGTCTTCATCACCATGGTGGCGCAGTACCTGGTCTACGAGACCTTCCACTACTGCTGCCATGTCCACGACAACTGGTTCGTGCGCAACATGCCCTTCATCAACACCATTCGCCGCCACCACACCGCGCATCACAACATGGGCATCATGATGAAGTACAACATGAACCTCACCTTCCCGATCGCCGACTACATCATGGGCACGTCCGACCTGCGCCGCGGCCTGCTCGGGCACCTGTTCAACGGATACAGCGAAGCGCACGTCAAGGAAGAGCTCAAGCCGATCATCCGGAAATTCCGCACCGACCATTCGCGCGTGACGCTCGACGGGCCGGTGCTCGATGAGGACGAACGCCGCGCCATGGCCGCGTAG